A section of the Candidatus Thorarchaeota archaeon genome encodes:
- a CDS encoding nucleotidyltransferase family protein, with protein MGSLTLDMILKLFEENKQVLQREFGVRKIGVFGLYARNEGTKHSDIDVIVVFEEGRKTFDNFMDLAFFLERLFGKKVDLLTPEGVSPYLLPYIEKEIVYEEL; from the coding sequence GTGGGCTCTCTGACTCTTGATATGATACTGAAGTTATTTGAAGAGAACAAACAGGTATTACAGAGAGAGTTTGGAGTCCGGAAGATTGGTGTCTTTGGATTATACGCTCGTAATGAAGGGACCAAACACAGTGATATTGATGTGATCGTCGTGTTTGAGGAGGGGCGAAAGACCTTTGATAATTTCATGGATCTTGCATTCTTCCTTGAACGGCTCTTTGGAAAAAAGGTGGATCTGTTGACCCCCGAAGGAGTCAGCCCATATCTCTTACCTTACATTGAGAAGGAGATAGTATATGAAGAACTATAG
- a CDS encoding NAD(P)/FAD-dependent oxidoreductase: MYDVAVVGAGPAGSTAALGIARSGLKTIVIERRTEIGVPVQCGELLPTPHEMKDLFPSAPRAQRLARVPSEVIVNKCKIMRLVSPSGHKYDFRLHANIVDRTRLDQHFARLAQNAGAEIVLQTRAVRRDPDNTLHLRGPKGSSKIKARVVVGADGPRSMVAQSIGNRYDNPSFELSQTMSFTLADVNTDPNVAEMYFGEHVAPGGYAWVIPRGSHEANVGLGVRGAFAAPDRPLRDYLHSFVKRDPLVAPRMRGGKIVRRIGATVPVAGPVERTWSDNVVLVGDAAGHVMASNGGGIPTAMVGGELAAEAVVAHLEKRTSLRLYEQAWKQEMGRELETALAVLRVADQVMRADAITEVCMRLAGSYFLEPLIRCRLPLAVEFASKTLVKTLQTIF; the protein is encoded by the coding sequence ATGTATGATGTGGCCGTAGTGGGCGCGGGTCCTGCGGGTTCAACTGCCGCGCTTGGAATTGCACGCAGTGGTCTCAAGACGATTGTGATCGAACGCCGTACAGAGATAGGAGTCCCAGTTCAGTGCGGAGAGCTGCTTCCCACACCACATGAGATGAAGGACCTCTTTCCCAGTGCGCCACGTGCCCAGCGACTTGCCAGAGTCCCAAGTGAGGTCATCGTCAACAAATGCAAGATCATGCGGCTCGTCTCACCAAGTGGTCACAAGTATGATTTTCGGCTACATGCGAATATCGTTGACAGAACAAGACTTGATCAACACTTTGCAAGACTGGCACAGAATGCGGGAGCGGAGATCGTACTTCAGACACGAGCTGTACGTCGAGACCCGGACAACACTCTGCACCTGAGAGGACCGAAGGGCTCGTCAAAGATCAAGGCGCGAGTGGTGGTCGGTGCTGATGGGCCACGGTCGATGGTCGCACAGTCCATAGGAAACAGGTATGACAACCCGAGCTTCGAGCTCAGCCAGACAATGTCGTTCACGCTCGCAGATGTCAATACTGATCCGAACGTTGCAGAGATGTACTTTGGGGAACATGTCGCTCCAGGTGGCTATGCATGGGTGATCCCCCGAGGAAGCCATGAGGCAAATGTTGGTCTTGGAGTGCGTGGTGCTTTCGCAGCACCTGACCGGCCGTTGAGAGATTACCTTCACTCCTTCGTCAAGAGGGATCCTCTGGTCGCGCCACGTATGCGCGGTGGAAAGATTGTCAGAAGAATCGGTGCAACCGTACCCGTTGCTGGACCTGTTGAACGCACTTGGTCCGATAATGTAGTTCTTGTAGGTGACGCAGCCGGACATGTCATGGCCTCGAACGGTGGAGGAATACCAACAGCAATGGTCGGTGGCGAACTTGCAGCCGAGGCAGTAGTAGCCCACCTCGAGAAAAGAACATCATTGCGCCTCTATGAACAGGCATGGAAGCAGGAGATGGGACGAGAACTTGAAACCGCCCTTGCAGTACTCCGTGTTGCGGATCAGGTCATGCGTGCAGATGCGATCACAGAAGTGTGCATGCGGTTGGCGGGGAGCTATTTCTTAGAACCACTGATCCGGTGCAGACTACCCCTTGCTGTGGAATTTGCCTCAAAGACGCTTGTCAAGACATTACAGACAATATTCTAA
- a CDS encoding HEAT repeat domain-containing protein, protein MPRGQTRVFFEVVLVLYVQLLLPAIAFTLFVLPDFVQQLSPLRIGLLVILSIIGWLLSRRTTKHIRMYRLDIDTPPPEEQMGNSRMILVGYVFISLVLGVDLLMQPLSIYTMIALSIVLANIVFLVIVFRKTLTAVKFIYAMYIKQQERRPPSILLEEDLKEMYERRDGQALLGALEGADDPRLRAMAARFLGQLGDPTVTEDLSRSLFDKSEEVQIETAIALCHLGDERGLHFFDDWLRFDSAVKLRAIEALLVLNTVNARIALQFASKDSDPKVASRALNALIKARSRVEKLSELEWESIPMDE, encoded by the coding sequence TTGCCCCGTGGACAAACGCGCGTGTTTTTCGAAGTTGTTCTCGTTCTATATGTTCAATTACTTTTGCCTGCTATAGCATTCACTCTTTTTGTATTACCTGATTTCGTTCAACAATTAAGTCCGCTCCGGATAGGTCTTCTCGTCATCCTTTCTATAATTGGATGGCTTCTCAGCAGACGTACGACGAAACACATACGAATGTATCGCCTTGACATTGATACTCCGCCCCCCGAAGAGCAAATGGGTAATTCGCGGATGATCCTAGTTGGCTATGTGTTCATCTCACTTGTGCTAGGCGTAGATCTCTTGATGCAGCCCCTCAGTATCTATACCATGATCGCATTAAGCATCGTTCTTGCAAATATTGTATTTTTAGTAATTGTATTCCGCAAGACGCTCACAGCCGTCAAATTCATTTATGCAATGTACATAAAACAGCAAGAGAGAAGACCTCCCTCAATTCTTTTGGAGGAGGATCTCAAAGAGATGTACGAGCGGAGAGATGGACAGGCTCTTCTAGGAGCCTTGGAAGGGGCGGATGATCCGCGTCTGAGAGCGATGGCTGCCAGATTTCTTGGCCAGCTTGGAGACCCTACTGTGACTGAAGATCTCTCACGTAGCCTATTTGACAAATCGGAAGAGGTCCAGATCGAGACTGCAATTGCGCTCTGTCACCTTGGTGATGAACGAGGTCTCCATTTCTTCGATGATTGGTTGCGTTTCGACAGTGCTGTCAAGCTAAGAGCGATCGAGGCGCTGCTCGTTCTGAATACTGTTAATGCGCGGATTGCTCTCCAATTTGCAAGTAAGGACAGTGATCCCAAGGTTGCCTCAAGGGCTCTCAATGCGCTCATCAAGGCAAGAAGCAGGGTTGAGAAGCTTAGTGAGTTGGAATGGGAGTCAATTCCAATGGATGAATGA